A stretch of the Drosophila sulfurigaster albostrigata strain 15112-1811.04 chromosome 2L, ASM2355843v2, whole genome shotgun sequence genome encodes the following:
- the LOC133834895 gene encoding uncharacterized protein LOC133834895 isoform X4, with amino-acid sequence MDLPSMVQRSGDTLIVRSVVSGNQLYMEQGHNATSNNHNNNSNTSNTSNTSNNSNHSGNSNNTTPPLGNVASTSPTAVTTSALEQQLERYRLQQLLQQQQQQAVAAAAAVVNSVQQQQQQQQQQQQHGGLSLDAKEEGLPQCKIKRNYSCNHCAYFTQNPRYHLTHLRDVHGEKIVINKCKLCLYASRHFQKLVRHMKMVHGCTDGIPSGHGQARGKRGMSREARKRRLEESVGVMGGQAVAIAVPDMPTLEQVKRELQLQEQKLQRDIEAYKQRQREELQREQQMELVSNYERQLQATLRDLDARDSFERQSSPAEPPTPSPSGSATPPQQAALSSGGEEPQNRLLKCSACEFTTLYRTQLRAHELEEHGKTKFFRCDKCSYVTHIKARFSKHVKYHSMPMIKCVTCDFRTPYKWNLDRHMKNHGGAGAFKCAACDFTADIKQSLTVHEMNHHVPPVGNAGSIWPRRQNKVGASEMCDDFLSDSAELEDQYNNNNLDDDLEDGDGGALSGGEEHYGKRSKYEEDEEPTDLSQKGGCSSDTSSVGTTTPRAKRPMPNLIPINKSPKDVLNLSKDMNASRSSLTEIASMFFNEKQISEMLDKSDVPQLSPATTITSQASSRSLLAKKGGSFFDKLKTGAQHDNLVCQCGYVAKYLSESIIHAKSCQSSAVVIEDDDAALHEDDADDRLEIDEDDDDRQSHSALNLSVSGSTRCQHCRHRCKSSTDLLHHLSQCAEAIRCANEMYDSNSGESVERRVDAHTLQQQAAVQQQRVCIWNKAAKEIAAAVVQQDKSNLLTKSPISQAASNEENSYYGVETAPGYGEVTKKMTPEEEAANSSLKKVYKCPHCSFWASTASRFHVHIVGHLNKKPFECSLCSYRSNWRWDITKHIRLKTIRDPSHKTAKVLMNDETGRRNYTKYNKYITLMKVTEEDGDPKLMKSGEMTPNQVASLAFLKDYQKVGVGAAHDITLEPVSPNKVNNALDDAQLADNLIRLPLLATMMNAAMAKQQHQQQQQQEQHHSTMITPSVTISPVKRSHQQPPGKPSDDLITEVHQEGSEKKTFYRCRKCNFRHHNRDAVLAHVKIHYQESSYPKSNAVTGNSSSTTPLQVSVSSNQQLYMNKVFAAMCLSQQPSPTSGNQVAAAAAGGGNNGQQQHSLIPAGLLQRAIQEASQHSPTPNASALSGLALALAGGKTIAAATTTTTSTASPKANAASILEHGEQKASQNERHCRLKHSGDIRIETLERSSGSNAPPIYRPQGAGATNESQSHLLSTTTNNNNNNYNNNNNSNKSSNNISALLSSKQLEQLLHSPLSASAAAVVNAATTQQDIQTAAAYWAAACKAAVNSGSVEELLQLQQNDQIEITRLPSSSTATTTAAATVATAIHNQQELPSNNSNNNNTKSKQQKCPVCPYISESKSQMNYHVSLHKPTQYECRLCTFVCAKKQHLSSHMRSVHQQQLGAATTATATAAGNSLGLDFTMALQRAAATKQLPQLPLAIDLSQLQLEEEQATTELPPEYQYKLISYCPRCPARFAQKHHNDERNAKLELEQHLAEHAPNELESDEVHICAYCEYRASAETLLQLHRAVHMSHYQEKCQELYRNCKEDVMYPAPKLLQISGPETIWVVDNELGAQLLRQSTTTTTNFDSQNSLLKKQLESGGAIVREQTPPKAQEAEEDEERQSSSTPSTSASVATSDLAADGCSSEAGSVDMPQSAPAPQRCQHCPFETEQHELLQQHLQKHACINAPDEEAQQCAHCDYNALDEAELEEHIAVHFNASEKLKSVEFYTCYDKLEISVEQEEPEAEQLEASEAKQPEHNNNEDNVVNANVQHPQEADEEDEEAEVEDKKEQPEAKKPCTKLILYKTDGELSVKPSPEEESTATQRGENISDRLRRRSLRGNATSTATATATAIAEPGTSPNAVETTTDKMILVNAKTGKVIYRK; translated from the exons ATGGACCTGCCCTCGATGGTGCAACGTTCTGGCGATACGCTCATTGTGCGCAGCGTTGTCAGTGGCAATCAGCTGTACATGGAGCAGGGACACAATGCAACCAgtaacaaccacaacaacaacagcaacacaagcaACACTAGCAAcactagcaacaacagcaaccatagcggtaacagcaacaacacaacgcCACCGTTGGGCAACGTGGCATCCACATCGCCAACAGCGGTGACAACCAGCGCATTGGAACAGCAACTGGAGCGTTATCGCTTGCAACaattgctgcaacagcagcaacaacaggcggtggcagcagccgcagcggtTGTCAATAgcgtgcagcagcagcaacagcaacagcagcaacaacaacagcatggCGGACTCTCGCTGGATGCCAAGGAGGAGGGGCTGCCACAGTGCAAAATCAAGCGCAACTACAGCTGCAACCATTGCGCCTACTTCACACAGAATCCGCGCTACCATTTGACGCATCTGCGCGACGTGCACGGCGAGAAGATTGTGATCAACAAGTGCAAGCTGTGTTTGTACGCCTCCCGCCACTTCCAGAAGCTGGTGCGCCACATGAAGATGGTGCACGGATGCACCGATGGCATTCCCAGTGGTCACGGGCAGGCGCGTGGCAAGCGCGGCATGAGTCGCGAGGCACGCAAGCGACGGCTGGAGGAGAGCGTGGGGGTTATGGGTGGTCAGGCGGTGGCCATTGCGGTGCCCGATATGCCCACGTTGGAGCAGGTGAAGCGtgagttgcagctgcaggaGCAGAAGTTGCAACGCGACATCGAAGCGTACAAACAGCGACAACGCGAAGAATTGCAACGCGAGCAACAAATGGAACTTGTGTCCAACTATGAGCGACAATTGCAGGCAACATTGCGGGATCTCGATGCACGCGACAGTTTCGAGCGTCAATCCTCGCCCGCGGAGCCACCAACTCCCTCGCCCAGCGGCTCAGCCACGCCTCCACAGCAGGCCGCCTTGTCGTCGGGTGGCGAGGAGCCACAGAATCGCCTGCTCAAGTGCAGCGCCTGCGAGTTCACCACGCTGTATCGCACCCAGTTGCGGGCCCATGAGCTGGAGGAGCACGGCAAGACGAAGTTCTTCCGGTGCGACAAGTGCAGCTATGTGACGCACATCAAGGCGCGCTTTAGCAAGCATGTGAAGTACCATTCGATGCCGATGATCAAGTGCGTTACTTGCGATTTTCGCACACCCTACAAATGGAATCTCGACAGGCATATGAAGAATCATGGCGGAGCCGGCGCCTTCAAGTGTGCCGCCTGCGATTTCACTGCGGACATTAAACAGTCGCTCACAGTGCACGAGATGAATCATCATGTGCCCCCAGTGGGCAATGCGGGCTCCATTTGGCCGCGACGACAGAACAAAGTCGGTGCGAGTGAAATGTGCGATGATTTCCTCAGCGATTCGGCCGAGTTGGAGGATCagtataacaacaataacttgGACGATGATCTCGAGGATGGCGATGGCGGTGCGTTGAGCGGTGGGGAGGAGCATTATGGCAAGCGCAGCAAGTacgaggaggatgaggagcCCACAGATCTGTCGCAGAAGGGCGGCTGCTCATCGGACACATCCAGCGTGGGCACCACGACGCCACGGGCCAAGCGACCCATGCCCAATCTGATTCCCATCAACAAGAGTCCCAAGGA CGTGCTGAACCTTTCCAAGGATATGAATGCCAGTCGCAGCTCTCTCACCGAGATCGCCTCCATGTTTTTCAACGAGAAGCAAATCTCCGAGATGCTCGACAAATCGGATGTGCCCCAACTGTCGCCTGCCACCACGATCACATCGCAGGCTTCGTCGCGCAGTCTGCTGGCCAAAAAGGGCGGTTCATTCTTTGACAAACTGAAGACGGGAGCACAGCACGATAATCTGGTGTGTCAGTGTGGCTATGTGGCCAAATATCTCTCGGAATCCATAATACACGCCAAAAGCTGTCAATCGTCGGCGGTTGTTATCGAGGATGACGATGCAGCGCTGCACGAAGATGATGCCGATGATCGCCTGGAGATcgatgaggatgacgatgatcGTCAGTCGCATTCGGCCTTGAACTTGAGCGTTTCGGGCTCCACTCGCTGTCAGCACTGTCGACATCGTTGCAAATCGTCCACAGATCTGTTGCATCATCTCTCGCAATGTGCCGAAGCCATTCGCTGTGCCAACGAGATGTACGATTCGAATTCTGGGGAAAGTGTCGAGCGTCGTGTGGATGCGCACACGTTGCAACAACAGGCGGcggtgcaacagcaacgtgtCTGCATTTGGAACAAGGCGGCCAAGGAAATTGCCGCCGCTGTGGTGCAGCAGGATAAGTCCAATCTGTTGACCAAATCCCCGATTAGTCAAGCGGCCAGCAATGAGGAGAACAGCTATTATGGCGTGGAAACAGCGCCTGGTTATGGTGAG GTAACCAAAAAGATGACGCccgaagaagaagcagccaACTCATCACTGAAGAAGGTCTACAAGTGTCCACACTGCAGTTTCTGGGCATCGACAGCATCGCGCTTCCACGTCCACATCGTTGGCCATCTGAACAAGAAACCCTTCGAGTGCTCGCTCTGCTCGTATCGCTCCAATTGGCGCTGGGACATCACCAAGCACATCAGGCTAAAGACCATTCGTGATCCATCGCATAAGACGGCCAAGGTGCTGATGAACGATGAGACGGGACGACGCAATTACACCAAGTACAACAAGTACATTACACTAATGAAGGTGACCGAAGAGGATGGCGATCCGAAGCTTATGAAATCCGGTGAAATGACCCCCAATCAGGTGGCATCGTTGGCCTTCTTGAAGGACTATCAAAAGGTGGGCGTTGGCGCTGCTCATGACATCACTTTGGAGCCGGTGTCGCCCAACAAAGTCAACAATGCACTGGACGACGCTCAGCTGGCGGATAATCTGATTCGTTTACCATTGCTGGCAACGATGATGAATGCCGCGAtggccaagcagcagcatcaacagcaacagcagcaggagcaacatcACTCCACCATGATCACGCCTTCGGTAACCATTTCGCCAGTGAAGCGTTCACATCAGCAGCCACCGGGCAAGCCCAGCGATGATCTCATTACTGAGGTGCATCAGGAGGGCAGCGAGAAGAAGACCTTCTACAGATGCCGCAAGTGCAACTTTAG ACATCACAATCGTGACGCGGTGCTGGCGCATGTCAAAATCCATTATCAGGAGTCGAGTTACCCCAAATCGAATGCTGTCACaggtaacagcagcagcacaacacCATTGCAGGTCTCGGTTAGCTCCAATCAACAGCTCTATATGAATAAAGTATTTGCCGCCATGTGCCTATCGCAGCAGCCATCGCCCACATCGGGCAAccaagttgctgctgctgctgctggtggtggcaacaatggccaacaacaacattcccTGATACCAGCTGGTTTGCTGCAGCGTGCCATTCAAGAGGCATCACAGCATTCACCGACACCGAATGCGAGTGCTTTGAGTGGTCTCGCTTTAGCTCTAGCTGGTGGCAAGacgatagcagcagcaaccacaacaacaacgtcgacaGCATCGCCAAAAGCAAATGCCGCCTCCATATTAGAGCACGGTGAGCAGAAAGCGAGTCAAAATGAG CGGCATTGTCGCTTAAAGCATTCCGGGGATATTCGGATCGAGACCCTTGAGCGCAGCTCTGGCAGCAATGCCCCGCCCATTTACCGTCCACAGGGCGCTGGCGCCACCAACGAGTCCCAATCCCACCTCCTCAGCACCAccaccaataacaacaacaacaactacaataataacaacaacagcaacaaatcaagcaacaacatcagcgcCTTGTTGAGCAGCAAACAGCTGGAGCAACTGTTGCATTCGCCACTCTCGGCCAGCGCTGCAGCTGTGGTAAATGCGGCAACCACACAGCAGGACATTCAGACAGCTGCCGCTTATTGGGCTGCGGCCTGCAAGGCAGCGGTTAACAGCGGCAGCGTCGAAGAGTTGTTGCAACTACAGCAGAAtgatcaaattgaaatcacACGTCTCCCATCGTCatccacagcaacaacaacggcagcagcaactgttgccacTGCAATCCACAATCAACAAGAGTtacccagcaacaacagcaacaacaacaacaccaagtcCAAGCAACAAAAGTGCCCGGTGTGTCCGTACATCTCGGAGAGCAAATCCCAGATGAACTATCACGTCTCGTTGCACAAACCGACGCAATACGAGTGTCGCCTGTGCACTTTCGTCTGCGCCAAGAAGCAACATCTCAGCAGCCACATGCGCAGCGTGCATCAGCAACAACTCGGAGCAGCCAcaactgccacagcaacagccgcagGCAATTCCCTGGGTCTGGACTTTACCATGGCGTTGCAACGGGCAGCGGCAACCAAACAGTTGCCACAGTTGCCGCTGGCCATCGATTTGAGTCAGTTGCAGCTGGAGGAGGAACAGGCCACGACCGAATTGCCGCCGGAATATCAATACAAGCTCATCAGCTACTGTCCACGGTGTCCGGCGCGCTTTGCGCAAAAGCATCACAACGATGAGCGGAACGcaaagctggagctggagcagcatCTGGCTGAGCATGCGCCCAACGAACTCGAGTCGGATGAGGTGCACATTTGTGCCTATTGCGAGTATCGCGCCAGCGCTGAAACtttgctgcaactgcatcGAGCGGTCCACATGTCGCACTACCAGGAAAAGTGCCAGGAATTGTACAGAAATTGCAAAGAGGATGTCATGTATCCGGCACCCAAATTGCTGCAAATCTCCGGTCCCGAAACCATTTGGGTGGTGGACAATGAGCTGGGCGCTCAACTGTTGCGTCAATCGACGACAACCACGACTAATTTCGATAGCCAGAATTCGCTGCTGAAGAAGCAACTCGAGTCGGGCGGCGCAATTGTGCGGGAGCAAACACCACCGAAGGCCCAAGAGGCcgaggaggatgaggagcGACAGAGCAGCTCGACGCCCTCGACCAGCGCATCTGTGGCCACCAGTGATCTGGCTGCCGATGGCTGCAGCAGCGAGGCGGGCTCCGTGGACATGCCACAATCGGCACCGGCGCCACAACGCTGCCAGCATTGTCCCTTCGAGACGGAGCAACATGAGCTACTGCAGCAGCATCTGCAGAAGCATGCGTGCATCAATGCACCCGATGAGGAGGCACAACAATGTGCTCACTGCGATTACAATGCCTTGGATGAGGCCGAGTTGGAGGAGCACATCGCTGTGCACTTCAATGCCAGCGAGAAACTCAAATCCGTGGAGTTCTACACGTGCTACGACAAGCTGGAGATTAGTGTGGAACAAGAAGAGCCAGAGGCAGAGCAGCTTGAGGCATCGGAAGCCAAGCAGCcggagcacaacaacaacgaggacAATGTGGTAAATGCGAATGTGCAACATCCACAAGAAGCTGACGAAGAGGATGAGGAGGCGGAGGTGGAGGATAAAAAGGAACAGCCGGAGGCAAAGAAACCTTGCACCAAGCTGATCCTCTACAAAACCGATGGCGAGCTGAGCGTGAAGCCATCTCCGGAGGAAGAATCAACGGCCACACAGCGTGGCGAGAACATTAGCGATCGGCTGCGACGTCGCAGCTTGAGGGGCAATGCAAcatcgacagcgactgcgacagcgacagcgatcGCAGAGCCTGGCACATCACCAAATGCAGTGGAGACAACGACGGACAAAATGATACTGGTCAATGCCAAGACGGGCAAAGTCATATACAGAAAGTAA